The Glycine soja cultivar W05 chromosome 8, ASM419377v2, whole genome shotgun sequence genome has a window encoding:
- the LOC114421293 gene encoding uncharacterized protein LOC114421293 isoform X3 produces MAIVTGDRYLEKLVQFVENQAGPLIEGALVLKLNPAGLHYVQSRLEALHELESLLAGAPVDYLRAYVSDLGDHRALEQLRRILRLLTSLKVVSVLPHPIRDPTPLSFLPFVRLKVLELRGCDLSTSAAKGLLELRHTLEKIICHNSTDALRHVFASRITEVKNSPQWNRLSFVSCACNGLVLMDESLQLLPAVETLDLSRNKFAKVDNLHKCTKLKHLDLGFNHLRTFAPFTQVSCLIVKLVLRNNALTTLRGIENLKSLEGLDVSYNIISNFSELEFVAGLPYLQSLWLEGNPLCCARWYRAQVFSFFSYPERLKLDEKEINTSDFWKRQIIIASMHKQPASFGIYVPAKDEAVIEGGNIRRQKKVSRLVSIKNEETTSICSDEDSASCANDIQNRQDPDLSDNEAEIVDLINRVEHMKKERSIHWLREFKDWMDTASDKSVETRKEGGASLHHQKENYIRKKTNQEQSGDISRYASDSVLASGDDSSMNILESDSSFVDMSASYHRQQHFDYRGLLGNVSGASHFDSRGVDMERLKSSLEGISSSLSQPRSSHSDTVTTQGAQRMTENVNISPLITIHDISGSQSSSACPTSPPHFQEDLLHRRQHLVEEILQLSADSFSVASSDSNTSCSEVDCSEFESSVPKVDNFPCKYYMNGSVDGHLSQNLLKEKFYNPRQGILHARENGNSLSSPTCDPTSKQHSIDFAAGADNAESAFCASQDTGLLEKRKIRKKAKKRIISILEENLDGDASDHTQEQISQGQISPNLKQELDIDDSTEFSGRNYSTQENDDLIVTYFNTSIADSEASEVCSHCMRCNCVLQRETNYKESEVAVLLSSHKKLYLLLINVDSNGSGTLLSVLSCHKIEEVCEVLVGMGLQVLSLEQIQVELFDNQICGGSNVSIYQYAMVLVFSKYGSEESWLSRSLFVIGGNVLICIEDLKQLYSLSSNASVSPYFRIDSCCSIADIAEMVIEVGGSCCVTLGLTCPRAELHPSTQMNLQTVNHENTAPGSLKLKLQWFSKDHLVKFVSLLKTIHEKETGSPLVVRCIS; encoded by the exons ATGGCGATTGTGACCGGAGATCGGTACCTGGAGAAGCTGGTGCAGTTCGTGGAGAACCAGGCGGGTCCTCTGATCGAAGGAGCCTTGGTGTTGAAGCTAAATCCGGCGGGTCTCCACTACGTGCAATCCAGACTGGAGGCGCTGCACGAGCTCGAAAGCCTTCTCGCCGGCGCTCCGGTGGACTACCTCCGAGCCTACGTGTCGGACCTCGGTGACCACCGCGCCCTGGAGCAGCTCCGGCGGATCCTGCGCCTCCTCACATCGCTGAAAGTCGTTTCGGTGCTGCCTCATCCCATCAGGGATCCCACGCCCTTGTCGTTCTTGCCGTTTGTGCGCTTGAAGGTTCTGGAACTCAGGGGATGCGACTTGTCAACTTCCGCCGCCAAAGGCTTGCTCGAGCTCAGGCACACACTCGAGAAGATCATTTGTCACAACTCTACC GATGCTCTGCGGCATGTGTTTGCTAGCAGGATTACGGAGGTGAAGAATTCTCCGCAGTGGAACCGCTTGTCCTTTGTGTCATGTGCGTGTAATGGCTTGGTTCTCATGGACGAGTCTCTACAGCTTCTTCCTGCGGTTGAAACGCTTGACCTTAGCAGGAACAAGTTTGCAAAGGTGGATAATCTACATAAGTGTACCAAATTGAAGCATTTGGACCTTGGTTTCAATCACTTGAGAACATTTGCACCCTTCACCCAG GTTTCCTGTCTTATTGTTAAACTAGTTTTGAGGAACAATGCTCTAACTACTTTGCGTGGGATTGAGAATTTGAAGTCACTTGAAGGACTTGATGTTTCCTACAATATTATTTCCAATTTTTCAGAGCTAGAATTTGTTGCGGGGCTTCCATATCTTCAAAGCTTGTGGTTGGAAGGAAATCCTTTGTGTTGTGCTCGATGGTATAGAGCACAAGTATTCAGCTTCTTCTCCTACCCAGAAAGG TTGAAGTTAGATGAGAAAGAAATTAACACTAGTGATTTTTGGAAGAGACAAATAATTATTGCCAGTATGCATAAGCAACCTGCCAGTTTTGGGATTTATGTGCCTGCAAAGGATGAAGCTGTCATTGAAGGTGGCAATATCAGAAGG CAGAAAAAGGTCTCTCGTCTTGTCAgtataaaaaatgaagagacCACTAGCATATGTTCTGACGAGGACTCTGCCTCTTGTGCAAATGATATTCAAAATAGACAGGATCCTGATTTATCTGACAATGAAGCTGAAATTGTAGATTTGATAAATAGAGTTgaacatatgaagaaagagCGTTCTATTCATTGGTTGAGGGAATTTAAAGACTGGATGGATACTGCTTCTGACAAATCAGTAGAAACTAGAAAGGAAGGCGGTGCTTCCCTGCATCATCAGAAGGAAAATTACATCAGGAAGAAGACAAATCAGGAGCAGTCTGGTGACATCTCAAGATATGCTTCAGACTCAGTTCTAGCCTCGGGAGATGACAGTAGCATGAATATTTTAGAATCTGATAGTTCTTTTGTAGATATGTCAGCTAGTTATCATAGACAGCAGCACTTTGACTATAGAGGTTTGCTTGGTAATGTTAGTGGGGCTTCACATTTTGACTCAAGAGGAGTGGACATGGAGCGCCTTAAATCCTCACTTGAGGGAATTAGTAGTTCTCTCTCACAACCTAGAAGTTCTCATTCTGACACCGTTACCACCCAAGGAGCACAAAGAATGACTGAAAATGTCAACATCTCACCATTGATAACCATTCATGATATATCTGGGTCTCAGTCATCATCTGCTTGCCCCACTTCTCCTCCACATTTTCAAGAAGACCTTCTTCATCGCCGGCAACACTTGGTGGAGGAAATTTTGCAGCTTTCAGCAGATTCCTTTTCAGTGGCATCTTCTGATAGTAACACAAGCTGTAGTGAAGTTGATTGCAGTGAATTTGAGTCATCAGTGCCTAAAGTTGATAATTTCCCGTGCAAATATTATATGAATGGAAGTGTTGATGGTCATTTATCTCAAAATCTGCTCAAGGAAAAGTTTTACAACCCAAGACAAGGAATTCTTCATGCAAGAGAAAATGGAAATTCTTTATCTAGTCCTACCTGTGACCCAACTTCTAAGCAGCATTCAATTGACTTTGCTGCTGGTGCTGACAATGCTGAGAGTGCATTTTGTGCTAGCCAAGACACTGGTTTgttggagaaaagaaaaattagaaaaaaagccAAGAAGAGAATTATTTCAATATTAGAAGAGAATTTAGATGGTGATGCATCTGATCATACACAAGAACAGATAAGTCAAGGACAGATTTCTCCAAATTTAAAACAAGAATTGGACATTGATGATTCTACTGAATTTTCTGGGCGCAATTACTCTACCCAAGAGAATGATGATTTGATTGTGACATATTTCAATACAAGTATTGCTGATTCTGAAGCTAGTGAGGTCTGTAGTCATTGTATGCGCTGTAATTGTGTCCTTCAGAGGGAGACAAACTATAAAGAAAG CGAAGTTGCAGTGTTGCTGAGCAGCCATAAGAAGCTCTATTTGCTACTAATCAACGTTGATTCTAATGGGTCAG GAACACTTTTGAGTGTATTGAGTTGCCACAAAATTGAAGAAGTTTGTGAGGTGCTAGTAGGAATGGGACTTCAGGTGTTAAG TTTGGAGCAGATCCAGGTTGAGTTGTTTGACAATCAAATATGTGGTGGTTCAAATGTGAGCATATATCAGTATGCAATGGTGCTCGTCTTTTCTAAATATGGCAGTG AGGAATCATGGCTATCGAGATCACTCTTTGTGATTGGAGGGAATGTGCTTATATGCATTGAAGATCTTAAGCAGCTGTACTCATTATCATCAAATGCGTCTGTCTCTCCATACTTCAGAATTGATTCATGTTGCTCCATTGCTGACATTGCTGAGATG GTTATTGAGGTTGGTGGCAGCTGCTGTGTGACTTTAGGTCTGACTTGTCCACGGGCAGAACTCCATCCATCTACCCAAATGAACCTTCAAACCGTCAATCATGAAAATACTGCTCCCGGGTCTCTTAAATTGAAGCTTCAGTGGTTCTCTAAAGATCACCTTGTGAAGTTTGTGTCATTGTTGAAGACAATCCATGAAAAAGAAACGGGGTCACCTTTGGTAGTAA
- the LOC114421293 gene encoding uncharacterized protein LOC114421293 isoform X4 → MAIVTGDRYLEKLVQFVENQAGPLIEGALVLKLNPAGLHYVQSRLEALHELESLLAGAPVDYLRAYVSDLGDHRALEQLRRILRLLTSLKVVSVLPHPIRDPTPLSFLPFVRLKVLELRGCDLSTSAAKGLLELRHTLEKIICHNSTDALRHVFASRITEVKNSPQWNRLSFVSCACNGLVLMDESLQLLPAVETLDLSRNKFAKVDNLHKCTKLKHLDLGFNHLRTFAPFTQVSCLIVKLVLRNNALTTLRGIENLKSLEGLDVSYNIISNFSELEFVAGLPYLQSLWLEGNPLCCARWYRAQVFSFFSYPERLKLDEKEINTSDFWKRQIIIASMHKQPASFGIYVPAKDEAVIEGGNIRRQKKVSRLVSIKNEETTSICSDEDSASCANDIQNRQDPDLSDNEAEIVDLINRVEHMKKERSIHWLREFKDWMDTASDKSVETRKEGGASLHHQKENYIRKKTNQEQSGDISRYASDSVLASGDDSSMNILESDSSFVDMSASYHRQQHFDYRGLLGNVSGASHFDSRGVDMERLKSSLEGISSSLSQPRSSHSDTVTTQGAQRMTENVNISPLITIHDISGSQSSSACPTSPPHFQEDLLHRRQHLVEEILQLSADSFSVASSDSNTSCSEVDCSEFESSVPKVDNFPCKYYMNGSVDGHLSQNLLKEKFYNPRQGILHARENGNSLSSPTCDPTSKQHSIDFAAGADNAESAFCASQDTGLLEKRKIRKKAKKRIISILEENLDGDASDHTQEQISQGQISPNLKQELDIDDSTEFSGRNYSTQENDDLIVTYFNTSIADSEASEVCSHCMRCNCVLQRETNYKESEVAVLLSSHKKLYLLLINVDSNGSGTLLSVLSCHKIEEVCEVLVGMGLQVLRVNFENGETYLFVTRSIEKSRELLCTIHVLDSCGGNGRCSIRSLEQIQVELFDNQICGGSNVSIYQYAMVLVFSKYGSVLNLQRNHGYRDHSL, encoded by the exons ATGGCGATTGTGACCGGAGATCGGTACCTGGAGAAGCTGGTGCAGTTCGTGGAGAACCAGGCGGGTCCTCTGATCGAAGGAGCCTTGGTGTTGAAGCTAAATCCGGCGGGTCTCCACTACGTGCAATCCAGACTGGAGGCGCTGCACGAGCTCGAAAGCCTTCTCGCCGGCGCTCCGGTGGACTACCTCCGAGCCTACGTGTCGGACCTCGGTGACCACCGCGCCCTGGAGCAGCTCCGGCGGATCCTGCGCCTCCTCACATCGCTGAAAGTCGTTTCGGTGCTGCCTCATCCCATCAGGGATCCCACGCCCTTGTCGTTCTTGCCGTTTGTGCGCTTGAAGGTTCTGGAACTCAGGGGATGCGACTTGTCAACTTCCGCCGCCAAAGGCTTGCTCGAGCTCAGGCACACACTCGAGAAGATCATTTGTCACAACTCTACC GATGCTCTGCGGCATGTGTTTGCTAGCAGGATTACGGAGGTGAAGAATTCTCCGCAGTGGAACCGCTTGTCCTTTGTGTCATGTGCGTGTAATGGCTTGGTTCTCATGGACGAGTCTCTACAGCTTCTTCCTGCGGTTGAAACGCTTGACCTTAGCAGGAACAAGTTTGCAAAGGTGGATAATCTACATAAGTGTACCAAATTGAAGCATTTGGACCTTGGTTTCAATCACTTGAGAACATTTGCACCCTTCACCCAG GTTTCCTGTCTTATTGTTAAACTAGTTTTGAGGAACAATGCTCTAACTACTTTGCGTGGGATTGAGAATTTGAAGTCACTTGAAGGACTTGATGTTTCCTACAATATTATTTCCAATTTTTCAGAGCTAGAATTTGTTGCGGGGCTTCCATATCTTCAAAGCTTGTGGTTGGAAGGAAATCCTTTGTGTTGTGCTCGATGGTATAGAGCACAAGTATTCAGCTTCTTCTCCTACCCAGAAAGG TTGAAGTTAGATGAGAAAGAAATTAACACTAGTGATTTTTGGAAGAGACAAATAATTATTGCCAGTATGCATAAGCAACCTGCCAGTTTTGGGATTTATGTGCCTGCAAAGGATGAAGCTGTCATTGAAGGTGGCAATATCAGAAGG CAGAAAAAGGTCTCTCGTCTTGTCAgtataaaaaatgaagagacCACTAGCATATGTTCTGACGAGGACTCTGCCTCTTGTGCAAATGATATTCAAAATAGACAGGATCCTGATTTATCTGACAATGAAGCTGAAATTGTAGATTTGATAAATAGAGTTgaacatatgaagaaagagCGTTCTATTCATTGGTTGAGGGAATTTAAAGACTGGATGGATACTGCTTCTGACAAATCAGTAGAAACTAGAAAGGAAGGCGGTGCTTCCCTGCATCATCAGAAGGAAAATTACATCAGGAAGAAGACAAATCAGGAGCAGTCTGGTGACATCTCAAGATATGCTTCAGACTCAGTTCTAGCCTCGGGAGATGACAGTAGCATGAATATTTTAGAATCTGATAGTTCTTTTGTAGATATGTCAGCTAGTTATCATAGACAGCAGCACTTTGACTATAGAGGTTTGCTTGGTAATGTTAGTGGGGCTTCACATTTTGACTCAAGAGGAGTGGACATGGAGCGCCTTAAATCCTCACTTGAGGGAATTAGTAGTTCTCTCTCACAACCTAGAAGTTCTCATTCTGACACCGTTACCACCCAAGGAGCACAAAGAATGACTGAAAATGTCAACATCTCACCATTGATAACCATTCATGATATATCTGGGTCTCAGTCATCATCTGCTTGCCCCACTTCTCCTCCACATTTTCAAGAAGACCTTCTTCATCGCCGGCAACACTTGGTGGAGGAAATTTTGCAGCTTTCAGCAGATTCCTTTTCAGTGGCATCTTCTGATAGTAACACAAGCTGTAGTGAAGTTGATTGCAGTGAATTTGAGTCATCAGTGCCTAAAGTTGATAATTTCCCGTGCAAATATTATATGAATGGAAGTGTTGATGGTCATTTATCTCAAAATCTGCTCAAGGAAAAGTTTTACAACCCAAGACAAGGAATTCTTCATGCAAGAGAAAATGGAAATTCTTTATCTAGTCCTACCTGTGACCCAACTTCTAAGCAGCATTCAATTGACTTTGCTGCTGGTGCTGACAATGCTGAGAGTGCATTTTGTGCTAGCCAAGACACTGGTTTgttggagaaaagaaaaattagaaaaaaagccAAGAAGAGAATTATTTCAATATTAGAAGAGAATTTAGATGGTGATGCATCTGATCATACACAAGAACAGATAAGTCAAGGACAGATTTCTCCAAATTTAAAACAAGAATTGGACATTGATGATTCTACTGAATTTTCTGGGCGCAATTACTCTACCCAAGAGAATGATGATTTGATTGTGACATATTTCAATACAAGTATTGCTGATTCTGAAGCTAGTGAGGTCTGTAGTCATTGTATGCGCTGTAATTGTGTCCTTCAGAGGGAGACAAACTATAAAGAAAG CGAAGTTGCAGTGTTGCTGAGCAGCCATAAGAAGCTCTATTTGCTACTAATCAACGTTGATTCTAATGGGTCAG GAACACTTTTGAGTGTATTGAGTTGCCACAAAATTGAAGAAGTTTGTGAGGTGCTAGTAGGAATGGGACTTCAGGTGTTAAG GGTAAATTTTGAGAATGGGGAAACGTATCTTTTTGTAACAAGAAGCATtgagaaatcaagagaattacTATGTACCATACACGTGCTTGATTCATGTGGTGGAAATGGTAGATGCTCAATAAGAAG TTTGGAGCAGATCCAGGTTGAGTTGTTTGACAATCAAATATGTGGTGGTTCAAATGTGAGCATATATCAGTATGCAATGGTGCTCGTCTTTTCTAAATATGGCAGTG TTTTAAACTTACAGAGGAATCATGGCTATCGAGATCACTCTTTGTGA
- the LOC114421293 gene encoding uncharacterized protein LOC114421293 isoform X1 yields MAIVTGDRYLEKLVQFVENQAGPLIEGALVLKLNPAGLHYVQSRLEALHELESLLAGAPVDYLRAYVSDLGDHRALEQLRRILRLLTSLKVVSVLPHPIRDPTPLSFLPFVRLKVLELRGCDLSTSAAKGLLELRHTLEKIICHNSTDALRHVFASRITEVKNSPQWNRLSFVSCACNGLVLMDESLQLLPAVETLDLSRNKFAKVDNLHKCTKLKHLDLGFNHLRTFAPFTQVSCLIVKLVLRNNALTTLRGIENLKSLEGLDVSYNIISNFSELEFVAGLPYLQSLWLEGNPLCCARWYRAQVFSFFSYPERLKLDEKEINTSDFWKRQIIIASMHKQPASFGIYVPAKDEAVIEGGNIRRQKKVSRLVSIKNEETTSICSDEDSASCANDIQNRQDPDLSDNEAEIVDLINRVEHMKKERSIHWLREFKDWMDTASDKSVETRKEGGASLHHQKENYIRKKTNQEQSGDISRYASDSVLASGDDSSMNILESDSSFVDMSASYHRQQHFDYRGLLGNVSGASHFDSRGVDMERLKSSLEGISSSLSQPRSSHSDTVTTQGAQRMTENVNISPLITIHDISGSQSSSACPTSPPHFQEDLLHRRQHLVEEILQLSADSFSVASSDSNTSCSEVDCSEFESSVPKVDNFPCKYYMNGSVDGHLSQNLLKEKFYNPRQGILHARENGNSLSSPTCDPTSKQHSIDFAAGADNAESAFCASQDTGLLEKRKIRKKAKKRIISILEENLDGDASDHTQEQISQGQISPNLKQELDIDDSTEFSGRNYSTQENDDLIVTYFNTSIADSEASEVCSHCMRCNCVLQRETNYKESEVAVLLSSHKKLYLLLINVDSNGSGTLLSVLSCHKIEEVCEVLVGMGLQVLRVNFENGETYLFVTRSIEKSRELLCTIHVLDSCGGNGRCSIRSLEQIQVELFDNQICGGSNVSIYQYAMVLVFSKYGSEESWLSRSLFVIGGNVLICIEDLKQLYSLSSNASVSPYFRIDSCCSIADIAEMVIEVGGSCCVTLGLTCPRAELHPSTQMNLQTVNHENTAPGSLKLKLQWFSKDHLVKFVSLLKTIHEKETGSPLVVRCIS; encoded by the exons ATGGCGATTGTGACCGGAGATCGGTACCTGGAGAAGCTGGTGCAGTTCGTGGAGAACCAGGCGGGTCCTCTGATCGAAGGAGCCTTGGTGTTGAAGCTAAATCCGGCGGGTCTCCACTACGTGCAATCCAGACTGGAGGCGCTGCACGAGCTCGAAAGCCTTCTCGCCGGCGCTCCGGTGGACTACCTCCGAGCCTACGTGTCGGACCTCGGTGACCACCGCGCCCTGGAGCAGCTCCGGCGGATCCTGCGCCTCCTCACATCGCTGAAAGTCGTTTCGGTGCTGCCTCATCCCATCAGGGATCCCACGCCCTTGTCGTTCTTGCCGTTTGTGCGCTTGAAGGTTCTGGAACTCAGGGGATGCGACTTGTCAACTTCCGCCGCCAAAGGCTTGCTCGAGCTCAGGCACACACTCGAGAAGATCATTTGTCACAACTCTACC GATGCTCTGCGGCATGTGTTTGCTAGCAGGATTACGGAGGTGAAGAATTCTCCGCAGTGGAACCGCTTGTCCTTTGTGTCATGTGCGTGTAATGGCTTGGTTCTCATGGACGAGTCTCTACAGCTTCTTCCTGCGGTTGAAACGCTTGACCTTAGCAGGAACAAGTTTGCAAAGGTGGATAATCTACATAAGTGTACCAAATTGAAGCATTTGGACCTTGGTTTCAATCACTTGAGAACATTTGCACCCTTCACCCAG GTTTCCTGTCTTATTGTTAAACTAGTTTTGAGGAACAATGCTCTAACTACTTTGCGTGGGATTGAGAATTTGAAGTCACTTGAAGGACTTGATGTTTCCTACAATATTATTTCCAATTTTTCAGAGCTAGAATTTGTTGCGGGGCTTCCATATCTTCAAAGCTTGTGGTTGGAAGGAAATCCTTTGTGTTGTGCTCGATGGTATAGAGCACAAGTATTCAGCTTCTTCTCCTACCCAGAAAGG TTGAAGTTAGATGAGAAAGAAATTAACACTAGTGATTTTTGGAAGAGACAAATAATTATTGCCAGTATGCATAAGCAACCTGCCAGTTTTGGGATTTATGTGCCTGCAAAGGATGAAGCTGTCATTGAAGGTGGCAATATCAGAAGG CAGAAAAAGGTCTCTCGTCTTGTCAgtataaaaaatgaagagacCACTAGCATATGTTCTGACGAGGACTCTGCCTCTTGTGCAAATGATATTCAAAATAGACAGGATCCTGATTTATCTGACAATGAAGCTGAAATTGTAGATTTGATAAATAGAGTTgaacatatgaagaaagagCGTTCTATTCATTGGTTGAGGGAATTTAAAGACTGGATGGATACTGCTTCTGACAAATCAGTAGAAACTAGAAAGGAAGGCGGTGCTTCCCTGCATCATCAGAAGGAAAATTACATCAGGAAGAAGACAAATCAGGAGCAGTCTGGTGACATCTCAAGATATGCTTCAGACTCAGTTCTAGCCTCGGGAGATGACAGTAGCATGAATATTTTAGAATCTGATAGTTCTTTTGTAGATATGTCAGCTAGTTATCATAGACAGCAGCACTTTGACTATAGAGGTTTGCTTGGTAATGTTAGTGGGGCTTCACATTTTGACTCAAGAGGAGTGGACATGGAGCGCCTTAAATCCTCACTTGAGGGAATTAGTAGTTCTCTCTCACAACCTAGAAGTTCTCATTCTGACACCGTTACCACCCAAGGAGCACAAAGAATGACTGAAAATGTCAACATCTCACCATTGATAACCATTCATGATATATCTGGGTCTCAGTCATCATCTGCTTGCCCCACTTCTCCTCCACATTTTCAAGAAGACCTTCTTCATCGCCGGCAACACTTGGTGGAGGAAATTTTGCAGCTTTCAGCAGATTCCTTTTCAGTGGCATCTTCTGATAGTAACACAAGCTGTAGTGAAGTTGATTGCAGTGAATTTGAGTCATCAGTGCCTAAAGTTGATAATTTCCCGTGCAAATATTATATGAATGGAAGTGTTGATGGTCATTTATCTCAAAATCTGCTCAAGGAAAAGTTTTACAACCCAAGACAAGGAATTCTTCATGCAAGAGAAAATGGAAATTCTTTATCTAGTCCTACCTGTGACCCAACTTCTAAGCAGCATTCAATTGACTTTGCTGCTGGTGCTGACAATGCTGAGAGTGCATTTTGTGCTAGCCAAGACACTGGTTTgttggagaaaagaaaaattagaaaaaaagccAAGAAGAGAATTATTTCAATATTAGAAGAGAATTTAGATGGTGATGCATCTGATCATACACAAGAACAGATAAGTCAAGGACAGATTTCTCCAAATTTAAAACAAGAATTGGACATTGATGATTCTACTGAATTTTCTGGGCGCAATTACTCTACCCAAGAGAATGATGATTTGATTGTGACATATTTCAATACAAGTATTGCTGATTCTGAAGCTAGTGAGGTCTGTAGTCATTGTATGCGCTGTAATTGTGTCCTTCAGAGGGAGACAAACTATAAAGAAAG CGAAGTTGCAGTGTTGCTGAGCAGCCATAAGAAGCTCTATTTGCTACTAATCAACGTTGATTCTAATGGGTCAG GAACACTTTTGAGTGTATTGAGTTGCCACAAAATTGAAGAAGTTTGTGAGGTGCTAGTAGGAATGGGACTTCAGGTGTTAAG GGTAAATTTTGAGAATGGGGAAACGTATCTTTTTGTAACAAGAAGCATtgagaaatcaagagaattacTATGTACCATACACGTGCTTGATTCATGTGGTGGAAATGGTAGATGCTCAATAAGAAG TTTGGAGCAGATCCAGGTTGAGTTGTTTGACAATCAAATATGTGGTGGTTCAAATGTGAGCATATATCAGTATGCAATGGTGCTCGTCTTTTCTAAATATGGCAGTG AGGAATCATGGCTATCGAGATCACTCTTTGTGATTGGAGGGAATGTGCTTATATGCATTGAAGATCTTAAGCAGCTGTACTCATTATCATCAAATGCGTCTGTCTCTCCATACTTCAGAATTGATTCATGTTGCTCCATTGCTGACATTGCTGAGATG GTTATTGAGGTTGGTGGCAGCTGCTGTGTGACTTTAGGTCTGACTTGTCCACGGGCAGAACTCCATCCATCTACCCAAATGAACCTTCAAACCGTCAATCATGAAAATACTGCTCCCGGGTCTCTTAAATTGAAGCTTCAGTGGTTCTCTAAAGATCACCTTGTGAAGTTTGTGTCATTGTTGAAGACAATCCATGAAAAAGAAACGGGGTCACCTTTGGTAGTAA